From the genome of Colwellia psychrerythraea 34H, one region includes:
- a CDS encoding TIR domain-containing protein, translated as MSKPRIFIGSSVESLPIADAIAENLEFDAEVTIWRSGTFNLSSNTLDDLILKSKSVDFSAFIFSPDDLAIMRSREQYVVRDNVLFELGLFIGSIGKERCFIIKPRDVELHFPSDLLGITPTDYDPNRSDDNLTSSLTYASTQIKREMNNKGVFKEISTPKVQKLDVNNVLSDVSENDLIILGSLLESYNNDVEGCISWDLPNKIQQHIPTPTLNLAVVKLQRIGLIQKENGSDFNGNEYFTYRLTDYGVDICLKYEDTIAKLFAPIPQQSYGYVQQAPKK; from the coding sequence ATGAGTAAACCGAGAATATTCATAGGCTCCTCAGTAGAGAGTTTACCTATAGCTGACGCAATAGCTGAAAATTTAGAGTTTGATGCTGAAGTTACTATATGGCGTAGTGGTACATTTAACTTATCAAGTAATACGTTAGATGATCTTATTTTAAAGTCTAAATCAGTAGATTTTTCAGCTTTTATATTTTCTCCTGATGACTTGGCTATTATGCGGTCAAGGGAACAGTATGTTGTACGAGATAATGTACTCTTTGAGCTTGGTTTGTTTATTGGTTCTATCGGTAAAGAAAGATGCTTTATTATAAAGCCTCGTGATGTAGAGCTACATTTCCCAAGTGATTTACTCGGTATAACGCCAACAGATTATGATCCCAATCGTTCCGATGATAACTTAACATCATCATTAACCTATGCTTCAACGCAAATAAAAAGGGAAATGAATAATAAAGGTGTGTTCAAAGAGATTAGTACACCTAAAGTTCAAAAGCTTGATGTTAATAATGTATTAAGTGACGTATCAGAAAATGATCTTATAATCTTGGGTTCATTGCTAGAAAGTTACAATAACGATGTCGAAGGCTGTATAAGCTGGGACTTACCTAATAAAATTCAACAGCATATTCCGACACCAACCCTAAATCTTGCTGTAGTTAAACTGCAAAGAATTGGCTTAATTCAGAAAGAGAATGGAAGCGACTTTAATGGCAATGAATATTTTACTTATCGTTTAACTGATTATGGCGTCGATATTTGCTTAAAATATGAAGACACCATTGCTAAATTGTTTGCTCCAATACCTCAACAAAGCTATGGGTATGTACAACAAGCACCAAAAAAATAG